One Polaribacter sp. KT25b DNA segment encodes these proteins:
- a CDS encoding LuxR C-terminal-related transcriptional regulator, translated as MNFRPLTLIIIILTFSFCSNKTDSLEININNLEEKIDQAFLDSELHDNTQPLIPVLFFIDNHKVNFTDPCILSKINHLRALKKYTLSKSEDFLGNLKKGVDEAEFCNDYAVKTALNNLLGIFYHGKNKNSLSVEYYNKAVYFGELNKDKTFVVDTYFSLCRLYTEENDWKRVLINAEKGIIAIGKSKSKLPRLKYFHIFLAEANINLSKFKLAEANLLIASKLTNKLADTLTTIKEEEDFLKSSRQISLTNAKLNRKQKNFDLAYKYLKASDSLLILNNLSQNELNRAFLSTESELEDKLLKSNKAVIFNQKLILVGSILFLLICFYLIFKSNQFSNKLKFALKEKDKLNEKLHNNYDKLEEVHSGLIAKNAEINTLLKYNEQTLFTKTLKISNYKDAVNNVVKNIDKLIENKETIESVKMHSVNRSLQQVISEEEIWEDFKIEFEKNRPDFFEKLITKCESLSITEQKHCAYVAVNLKSKEVASILNLSPRSVETTRYRIKKKLELEESLQGFLNGL; from the coding sequence TTGAATTTTAGGCCCCTAACTTTAATTATAATTATTTTAACTTTTTCTTTCTGTTCAAATAAAACAGATAGTCTTGAAATAAATATTAACAATCTAGAAGAAAAAATAGATCAAGCTTTTTTAGATTCAGAATTACATGATAATACTCAACCTTTAATTCCAGTATTATTTTTTATAGATAATCATAAAGTTAATTTTACAGATCCTTGTATTTTAAGTAAAATAAATCATTTAAGAGCATTAAAAAAATACACTTTAAGTAAATCAGAAGATTTTTTAGGAAATCTAAAAAAAGGAGTTGACGAGGCTGAGTTTTGTAATGATTATGCTGTTAAAACTGCGCTTAATAATCTTTTAGGAATTTTTTATCATGGTAAGAATAAAAATTCTTTATCGGTAGAATATTATAATAAAGCAGTTTATTTTGGCGAGTTAAATAAAGATAAAACCTTTGTTGTAGATACTTATTTTAGTCTTTGTCGTTTATATACAGAAGAAAATGATTGGAAAAGAGTTTTAATAAATGCAGAAAAAGGAATTATTGCAATAGGAAAAAGTAAATCAAAATTACCAAGATTAAAATATTTTCATATATTTTTAGCAGAAGCTAATATAAACTTAAGTAAATTTAAATTGGCAGAAGCTAATTTATTAATAGCTTCTAAACTTACTAATAAACTTGCAGACACTCTTACTACTATAAAAGAAGAAGAAGATTTTTTAAAATCTAGTAGACAAATATCTTTAACTAATGCCAAGTTAAATAGAAAACAAAAGAATTTTGATTTAGCTTATAAATATTTAAAAGCATCAGATTCATTGTTAATCTTAAATAATTTATCCCAAAACGAATTAAATAGAGCTTTTTTAAGCACAGAATCAGAACTAGAAGATAAATTATTAAAAAGTAATAAAGCGGTTATATTTAATCAAAAATTAATTCTTGTTGGTAGTATTTTATTTTTACTGATTTGTTTTTATCTAATATTTAAAAGTAATCAGTTTTCTAATAAATTAAAATTTGCTTTAAAAGAAAAAGATAAATTGAATGAAAAACTGCACAATAATTATGATAAATTAGAAGAAGTCCATTCTGGTTTAATTGCAAAAAATGCAGAAATAAACACGTTATTAAAATATAATGAACAAACATTATTTACAAAAACATTAAAAATTTCTAATTACAAAGATGCAGTTAATAATGTTGTAAAAAATATTGATAAACTTATAGAAAATAAAGAAACTATAGAAAGTGTTAAAATGCATTCTGTTAATAGATCTTTGCAACAAGTTATTTCCGAAGAAGAAATTTGGGAAGATTTTAAAATAGAGTTTGAAAAAAACAGACCCGATTTTTTTGAAAAACTAATAACAAAATGCGAAAGCTTGTCTATAACAGAACAGAAGCATTGTGCCTATGTTGCTGTAAATTTAAAAAGTAAAGAAGTTGCGAGTATTTTAAATTTGTCTCCTAGAAGTGTAGAAACTACAAGATATAGAATTAAGAAAAAATTAGAATTAGAGGAGTCGCTTCAAGGTTTTTTAAATGGTTTATAA
- the bshC gene encoding bacillithiol biosynthesis cysteine-adding enzyme BshC, translated as MKVTQIPFQKTGFFSKTMHDYLEKNENIKPFYNNFPDISGFHNQIEEKQKSYRLQSRLTLVNALKTQYKSFVTSEKTSENIELLKQQNTFTITTGHQLNLFTGPLYFLYKIISTINLSEELSEKFPEQNFIPIYWMATEDHDFDEINYFNFNGKKVQWNREDGGAVGRFSTEGLQDVFDVFSNHLGNSKNAQFLKDLFSEAYLKHTNLADATRFIANELFKEHGLVIIDGDDAGLKQLFNPYIKEELEKQISFLEVSKTIVELEKNYKIQVNPREINLFYLGNDFRERIIFEDNIYKVNNTSITFTKAEILEEVDKNPKAFSPNVIMRPLYQEVILPNLCYIGGGGEMAYWFELKAYFEKVNIPFPVLLLRNSVQIVSEKQATKLEKLNISFEELFLNQNELLSKKVIENSEIKTDFKEKIQFLQNQFSDLKEVAKKTDVSFINAVNAQERKQIKGLENLEKRLLIAEKRRQKDLVTRITILQNELLPNQSLEERQRNFSEYYLEYGTFFTSVLKSSLKPLLLDFTIITL; from the coding sequence ATGAAAGTAACACAAATACCTTTTCAAAAAACAGGTTTCTTCTCTAAAACAATGCACGATTATTTAGAGAAAAACGAAAACATAAAACCTTTTTACAATAATTTTCCTGATATTTCTGGATTTCATAATCAAATTGAAGAAAAGCAAAAATCATATAGATTACAATCAAGATTAACTTTGGTTAATGCTTTAAAAACACAATATAAATCGTTCGTTACATCAGAAAAAACTAGCGAAAATATTGAGTTATTAAAACAACAAAATACATTTACAATTACAACAGGTCATCAATTAAATTTGTTTACTGGTCCTTTATATTTTTTATATAAAATTATTTCTACCATAAATTTAAGCGAAGAATTATCAGAAAAATTTCCTGAACAAAATTTTATTCCAATTTATTGGATGGCAACAGAAGATCATGATTTTGATGAAATAAATTATTTTAATTTTAATGGTAAAAAAGTACAATGGAATCGTGAAGATGGAGGAGCAGTTGGCCGATTTTCTACAGAAGGTTTACAAGATGTTTTTGATGTTTTCTCTAATCATTTAGGGAATTCTAAAAACGCACAATTTTTAAAAGATTTATTTTCTGAAGCTTACTTAAAGCATACTAATTTAGCGGATGCAACTCGTTTTATTGCCAATGAATTATTTAAAGAACATGGTTTGGTAATTATTGATGGAGATGATGCGGGTTTAAAGCAATTATTTAATCCTTATATAAAAGAAGAATTAGAAAAACAAATTTCATTTCTAGAAGTTTCTAAAACGATTGTAGAACTTGAAAAAAATTATAAAATTCAAGTAAATCCTAGAGAAATTAATTTGTTTTATTTAGGTAATGATTTTAGAGAACGCATTATTTTTGAGGATAATATTTATAAAGTAAACAACACGAGTATTACGTTTACAAAAGCAGAAATTTTAGAAGAAGTTGATAAAAATCCAAAAGCTTTTTCGCCAAATGTAATTATGAGACCTTTATATCAAGAAGTAATTTTACCGAATCTTTGTTATATTGGCGGAGGAGGAGAAATGGCTTATTGGTTTGAATTAAAAGCATATTTTGAGAAAGTAAATATTCCTTTTCCGGTTTTGTTGTTGCGTAATTCTGTACAAATTGTATCAGAAAAACAAGCAACTAAATTAGAAAAATTAAATATTTCGTTTGAAGAATTATTTTTAAATCAGAATGAATTACTATCAAAAAAAGTAATAGAAAATTCAGAAATTAAAACTGATTTTAAAGAGAAGATTCAATTTTTACAAAATCAATTTTCTGATTTAAAAGAAGTTGCTAAAAAAACCGATGTTTCTTTTATAAATGCAGTAAATGCACAAGAAAGAAAACAAATAAAAGGATTAGAAAATCTCGAAAAAAGATTGTTAATTGCAGAAAAAAGAAGACAAAAAGACTTGGTTACTCGTATTACTATACTTCAAAATGAACTTTTGCCAAATCAATCTCTGGAAGAAAGACAGCGTAATTTTTCTGAGTATTATCTAGAATATGGAACATTTTTTACTTCCGTTTTAAAATCGTCATTAAAACCTTTATTGCTAGATTTTACCATAATTACATTGTAA
- a CDS encoding M14 family metallopeptidase, which produces MKFKSLLLLSLLTFSNLFSQEIKSPSEFLGYEIGARFTRHHKVVDYFLYVSNKLSNVKLEKYGETNEQRPLYLATISSEENSSNLEKIRKSNLSQAGILDENQENKTAIVWLSYNVHGNEASSTEAAMLTLYELVTSKKTWLKNTVVIIDPCVNPDGRDRYVNWYNQVKSTPFNIAQDAKEHHEPWPGGRPNHYLFDLNRDWVWATQVETQQRISVYNKWMPHVHVDFHEQGINSPYYFAPAAEPFHEIISDWQRNFQTQIGKNHAKYFDKEGWLYFTKESFDLLYPSYGDTYPTFMGAIGMTYEQAGHSRAGLGIKTDEGEVLTLKDRASHHLTTGLSTVEIAAKNAEKLNSEFKKFFDNRNFEYKSYVLKNDNQDKTNRLKRLLDIHEIKYEYATNGTVKGYNYNTQKEEKATINDGDLVIHTNQPKGKMVKVLFEPKAKLVDSLTYDITAWSIPYAHGFDAIASKNKVSSTTNTTIKNNINTIDKNAYAYISKWNSIEDAAFLSALLQQNIIPRFAGKPFSLEGKNYDRGSLIILRNDNRTADFDKKLIKIANNHQRKVQAVATGFVDAGLDFGSYTVKPINKQKVALLSGKGTSSLNFGEVWHFFETELKYPITNLNSDYFGGINLSKYDVLIIPEGYYGSFLSKNNLEKLSSFISSGGTLITMGNAVNAFADKKGFAVKSKEVKKDTNKFNLTPYADLERKGVKNRITGAIFKSKVDVTHPLAFGYKSDYFSLKLSSNSYKYLIDGFNVAYFDKDAKNVSGYAGSQAVKNIPESLLFGEQQKGRGSIVYLVDNILLRSFWNNGKLFLANAVFLLNSDSLK; this is translated from the coding sequence ATGAAATTTAAATCTCTTTTATTACTTTCTTTACTAACTTTTAGCAACCTTTTTTCTCAAGAAATTAAATCACCATCAGAATTTTTAGGCTACGAAATTGGTGCTCGTTTTACAAGACATCATAAAGTAGTTGATTATTTTTTATATGTAAGCAATAAATTATCTAATGTTAAACTAGAAAAATACGGAGAAACAAATGAACAAAGACCTTTGTATTTAGCAACAATTTCATCAGAAGAAAACAGTAGTAATTTAGAAAAAATTAGAAAATCTAATTTATCTCAAGCAGGTATTTTAGACGAAAATCAAGAAAATAAAACTGCCATTGTTTGGCTTAGTTATAATGTGCATGGAAATGAAGCTTCTAGCACAGAAGCGGCAATGTTAACACTTTACGAATTGGTTACTTCCAAAAAAACGTGGTTAAAGAATACAGTTGTAATTATAGATCCTTGTGTAAATCCAGACGGAAGAGACCGATATGTAAATTGGTATAATCAAGTAAAAAGTACACCTTTTAATATTGCACAAGACGCTAAAGAACATCATGAACCTTGGCCAGGAGGACGACCAAATCATTATTTATTTGATTTAAATAGAGATTGGGTTTGGGCAACACAAGTAGAAACGCAGCAAAGAATTTCTGTTTACAATAAATGGATGCCACATGTTCATGTAGATTTTCACGAACAAGGTATTAATAGTCCTTATTATTTTGCTCCTGCTGCAGAACCTTTTCATGAAATAATTTCTGATTGGCAACGAAATTTTCAAACACAGATAGGAAAAAATCATGCTAAATACTTTGATAAAGAAGGTTGGTTATATTTTACAAAAGAAAGTTTCGATTTGTTATACCCAAGTTATGGAGATACGTATCCTACTTTTATGGGCGCAATTGGTATGACATATGAACAAGCTGGTCATTCTAGAGCTGGATTAGGAATTAAAACTGATGAAGGCGAAGTTTTAACTTTAAAAGATAGAGCAAGTCATCATTTAACAACTGGTTTATCTACAGTTGAAATTGCTGCTAAAAATGCAGAAAAATTAAACTCTGAATTTAAAAAATTCTTTGATAATAGAAACTTTGAATACAAAAGTTATGTATTAAAAAATGATAATCAAGATAAAACGAATCGATTAAAAAGATTATTAGATATACATGAAATTAAATACGAATACGCTACAAACGGAACTGTAAAAGGATATAATTACAACACACAAAAAGAAGAAAAAGCAACTATTAATGATGGCGATTTAGTAATTCATACAAATCAACCAAAAGGTAAAATGGTAAAAGTTTTGTTTGAACCAAAAGCAAAATTAGTCGATTCTTTAACCTATGATATTACAGCTTGGTCAATTCCTTATGCACATGGTTTTGATGCAATTGCATCAAAAAACAAAGTAAGTTCTACAACAAATACTACAATTAAAAACAATATAAATACTATTGATAAAAATGCGTACGCTTATATTTCTAAATGGAATAGTATTGAAGATGCTGCATTTTTAAGCGCTTTATTACAACAAAATATAATACCACGTTTTGCTGGAAAACCTTTTTCATTAGAAGGCAAAAACTATGATAGAGGTTCGTTAATCATCTTAAGAAATGATAATAGAACTGCTGATTTTGATAAAAAATTAATTAAAATTGCCAATAATCATCAAAGAAAAGTACAAGCAGTTGCAACTGGTTTTGTAGATGCTGGATTAGATTTTGGTTCTTATACTGTAAAACCAATTAACAAACAAAAGGTTGCTTTACTTTCTGGAAAAGGAACTTCTTCTTTAAATTTTGGAGAAGTTTGGCACTTTTTTGAAACTGAGTTAAAATACCCAATTACTAATTTAAATTCAGATTATTTTGGTGGTATAAATCTTTCTAAATATGATGTTTTAATTATTCCTGAAGGATATTACGGTAGCTTTCTTAGCAAAAATAATCTAGAAAAATTATCAAGTTTTATAAGTTCTGGAGGCACATTAATTACTATGGGAAATGCTGTAAATGCTTTTGCTGATAAAAAAGGATTTGCCGTAAAAAGTAAAGAAGTAAAAAAAGATACTAATAAATTTAATTTAACTCCATATGCAGATCTTGAGAGAAAAGGAGTTAAAAATCGTATTACAGGTGCAATTTTTAAGAGTAAAGTAGATGTAACGCATCCGTTAGCTTTTGGTTACAAAAGCGATTATTTTTCTTTAAAATTAAGTAGCAATTCTTACAAATATCTAATTGATGGTTTTAATGTTGCTTATTTTGATAAAGATGCTAAAAATGTTTCTGGTTACGCTGGCAGCCAAGCTGTAAAAAATATTCCGGAATCTTTATTATTTGGAGAACAACAAAAAGGACGCGGAAGTATTGTTTATTTAGTTGATAATATTTTACTTAGATCTTTTTGGAATAATGGAAAGCTGTTTTTAGCAAATGCTGTTTTTCTTTTAAATTCTGATTCTTTAAAATAA
- the rpsA gene encoding 30S ribosomal protein S1, giving the protein MSEETKNTEEQVVATEVQEKATPAVDPQQFLADFDWHKYEQGIEAVDEEKLKEFETALVGTVGFVNERDVIEGTVIRITDRDAIIDINSKSEGVISLNEFRYNQNLAVGDVVEVLVDKREDSSGQLVLSHRKARVIKAWERVNNAHETGEVVNGFVKCRTRGGMIVDVFGIEAFLPGSQIDVKPIRDYDQYVEKTMEFKVVKINHEFKNVVVSHKALIEADIELQKKEIIGQLEKGQVLEGVVKNITSYGVFVDLGGVDGLVHITDLSWSRINHPNEVVELDQKLNVVILDFDDNKSRIQLGLKQLTAHPWEALNSDLKIGDKVTGEVVVLADYGAFVEVEQGVEGLIHVSEMSWSTHLRSAQDFVKVGDKVEAQILTLDREDRKMSLGIKQLHPDPWTDITTKFPVGSTHTGTVRNYTNFGVFVELEEGIDGLVYISDLSWTKKIKHPSDFVTVGDKLEVQVLELDVENRKLNLGHKQTKDNPWDVHEDTYAIGSTHEGVVKEKNDKGAVVTFADKVEGFAPSRFLEKEDGTTLEKGDKVNFIVLEFSKEYRRVVVSHTSLFKEQEKRNVKAAVKKAAEAEKTTLGDIGGLADLKAQMEAKAKKKK; this is encoded by the coding sequence ATGTCTGAAGAAACAAAAAACACTGAAGAGCAAGTAGTTGCTACTGAAGTACAAGAAAAAGCAACTCCAGCTGTAGATCCACAACAATTTTTAGCTGATTTTGACTGGCATAAATACGAACAAGGTATTGAAGCTGTTGATGAAGAAAAATTAAAAGAATTTGAAACAGCCTTAGTTGGTACTGTAGGTTTTGTTAACGAACGTGATGTAATTGAAGGAACTGTAATTAGAATTACAGACAGAGATGCAATTATTGATATTAACTCTAAATCTGAAGGAGTTATTTCTTTAAATGAGTTTCGTTACAACCAAAATTTAGCTGTTGGTGATGTTGTAGAAGTTTTAGTTGATAAAAGAGAAGATTCTTCTGGTCAATTAGTATTATCTCACAGAAAAGCAAGAGTAATTAAAGCTTGGGAACGTGTTAATAACGCACATGAAACTGGTGAAGTTGTTAACGGTTTCGTTAAATGCAGAACAAGAGGTGGTATGATTGTAGATGTTTTCGGAATCGAAGCATTTTTACCAGGATCTCAAATTGATGTTAAGCCAATTAGAGATTACGATCAATATGTAGAGAAAACAATGGAATTCAAAGTTGTTAAAATCAACCACGAATTTAAAAACGTTGTTGTATCTCATAAAGCGCTTATTGAAGCTGATATTGAATTACAGAAAAAAGAAATTATTGGTCAATTAGAAAAAGGACAAGTATTAGAAGGTGTTGTTAAAAACATTACTTCTTATGGTGTCTTTGTTGATTTAGGTGGTGTTGATGGATTAGTACATATTACTGATTTATCTTGGTCTAGAATCAATCATCCAAATGAGGTTGTAGAATTAGATCAAAAATTAAACGTTGTAATTTTAGACTTTGATGATAACAAATCTAGAATTCAATTAGGATTAAAACAATTAACTGCTCATCCTTGGGAAGCTTTAAATTCTGACTTAAAAATTGGAGATAAAGTAACTGGTGAAGTTGTTGTTTTAGCTGATTATGGTGCGTTTGTAGAAGTAGAACAAGGAGTAGAAGGGTTAATTCACGTTTCTGAAATGTCTTGGTCAACTCACTTACGTTCTGCACAAGATTTCGTGAAAGTTGGTGATAAAGTTGAAGCTCAAATTTTAACTTTAGACCGTGAAGACCGTAAAATGTCTTTAGGTATCAAACAATTACATCCAGATCCTTGGACAGATATTACTACTAAATTCCCAGTTGGTTCAACTCATACAGGTACTGTAAGAAACTATACTAATTTTGGTGTGTTCGTAGAATTAGAAGAAGGTATTGATGGTTTAGTTTATATCTCTGATTTATCTTGGACTAAGAAAATTAAACATCCATCAGATTTCGTAACTGTTGGTGATAAATTAGAAGTTCAAGTTTTAGAATTAGACGTAGAAAACAGAAAATTAAACTTAGGTCATAAACAAACTAAAGATAACCCTTGGGATGTTCATGAAGATACTTACGCAATAGGATCTACTCATGAAGGTGTCGTTAAAGAAAAGAATGATAAAGGAGCAGTTGTAACTTTTGCTGATAAAGTAGAAGGTTTTGCACCATCAAGATTCTTAGAAAAAGAAGACGGTACTACTTTAGAAAAAGGTGATAAAGTTAATTTTATCGTTTTAGAATTTTCTAAAGAATATAGAAGAGTAGTAGTTTCTCATACATCTTTATTTAAAGAACAAGAGAAAAGAAATGTGAAAGCAGCAGTTAAAAAAGCAGCAGAAGCAGAAAAAACTACTTTAGGTGATATTGGAGGTCTTGCAGACTTAAAAGCACAAATGGAAGCTAAAGCTAAAAAGAAAAAATAA
- a CDS encoding 7-carboxy-7-deazaguanine synthase QueE, with product MDKKTKDLVNRGTMLPLMEEFYTIQGEGAHTGTAAYFIRVGGCDVGCHWCDVKESWNADLHPPTLADTIVENVKKHAKTVVITGGEPLMWSMDYITEKLQKNNIKTHIETSGAYSFSGKWDWFCLSPKKTKLPLAECYPEADELKMIIHNLSDFDFAEEQAAKVGEKCELYLQPEWSKKEKMTEKIVDYVMKNPKWKISLQTHKYLNIP from the coding sequence ATGGATAAAAAGACGAAAGATTTAGTAAACAGAGGCACTATGCTTCCTTTAATGGAAGAATTTTATACTATACAAGGTGAAGGTGCTCATACCGGAACAGCTGCATATTTTATAAGAGTTGGCGGTTGCGATGTGGGCTGTCATTGGTGCGATGTTAAAGAAAGTTGGAATGCAGATTTACATCCACCAACATTGGCAGATACTATTGTAGAAAATGTAAAAAAACACGCTAAAACAGTTGTTATTACTGGTGGAGAACCTTTAATGTGGTCTATGGATTATATTACAGAAAAACTTCAAAAAAATAATATTAAAACACATATAGAAACTTCTGGAGCGTATTCATTTTCTGGAAAATGGGATTGGTTTTGTTTATCTCCAAAGAAAACGAAGCTTCCTTTAGCCGAATGTTACCCTGAAGCAGATGAATTAAAAATGATTATTCATAATCTTTCTGATTTTGATTTTGCAGAAGAACAAGCTGCAAAAGTAGGAGAAAAATGTGAACTTTATTTACAACCTGAATGGAGTAAAAAAGAAAAAATGACAGAAAAGATTGTCGATTATGTTATGAAAAATCCTAAATGGAAAATTTCTTTACAAACTCATAAATACTTAAATATACCATAA
- the cmk gene encoding (d)CMP kinase codes for MKRKITIAIDGFSSTGKSTIAKLLAKKYNYIYVDTGAMYRAVTYFAMKNKLVSKKVLNEEVLISKLKDIKLTFKFNKILGFAEMFLNNVNVEKEIRSLAVSQLVSKVAAISEVRRKLVAEQQLMGVNGGIVMDGRDIGTVVFPDAELKLFMSASADKRASRRYKELIDRGDDVSFEDILFNVEERDRIDSTREDSPLIKAEDAIEFDNSDMGIEDQFNKICTLVEKKLL; via the coding sequence ATGAAAAGAAAAATTACGATTGCTATTGATGGATTTTCATCTACAGGAAAAAGCACTATTGCAAAATTATTAGCAAAAAAATATAATTATATTTATGTTGATACTGGTGCAATGTATAGAGCTGTTACTTATTTTGCTATGAAAAATAAGTTAGTTAGTAAAAAAGTTTTAAATGAAGAAGTACTAATATCAAAATTAAAAGATATTAAATTAACTTTTAAATTCAATAAGATTTTAGGTTTTGCAGAAATGTTTTTAAATAATGTTAATGTAGAAAAAGAAATAAGAAGTCTTGCTGTATCTCAGTTAGTAAGTAAAGTGGCAGCTATTTCTGAGGTTAGAAGAAAATTAGTTGCAGAACAACAATTAATGGGAGTAAATGGTGGAATTGTTATGGACGGAAGAGATATTGGAACTGTTGTTTTTCCAGATGCAGAATTGAAATTATTTATGTCTGCTTCTGCTGATAAAAGAGCATCTAGACGTTATAAGGAATTGATTGATAGAGGTGATGATGTTAGTTTTGAAGATATTCTTTTTAATGTAGAAGAACGAGATAGAATTGATTCTACAAGAGAAGATTCGCCATTAATAAAAGCAGAAGATGCAATTGAATTTGATAATTCTGATATGGGAATTGAAGATCAATTTAATAAAATATGTACTTTAGTAGAGAAGAAACTTTTATAA
- the porQ gene encoding type IX secretion system protein PorQ: MKFYYWFLLIFLFPLSIQSQVGGENVYQFLNLSSSARQIALGGEVLTLIDDVNQPIWNPSVINDDMDNFISANYSSYLSGINIGSLSFARLISRRFGTIHGSIKYLDYGTLIGADEHGNETGNFNANDLALSFGYATNLPWTNFYFGTNIKLINSNISNYTSFGFAVDFAILYYSPYKPYSFTIVARNIGTQLKTFNGTSERLPFKVAVGGSYQLEHVPLKWYFTLDNLQKWDISVENPSEQTTDLEGNITTEEIGFVSNTFRHFVLGAELFPESAINLRMGYNFRRAAELKLQDIRTFGGVSVGFGIKMNNLKFNYAYSKFHSATNASTFSLQLDLNNR, encoded by the coding sequence ATGAAATTTTACTATTGGTTTTTATTGATTTTTTTATTTCCATTGAGTATACAATCTCAAGTTGGAGGTGAAAATGTATATCAGTTTTTGAATTTGTCTTCATCTGCAAGACAAATTGCTTTAGGAGGAGAAGTTTTGACTCTTATTGATGATGTAAATCAACCTATTTGGAATCCTTCTGTCATTAATGATGATATGGATAATTTTATTTCTGCTAATTATTCTAGTTATTTATCAGGAATTAATATTGGTTCTTTATCATTTGCACGATTAATTTCAAGAAGATTTGGAACTATACATGGAAGTATTAAATATCTTGATTATGGAACCTTAATTGGTGCAGATGAACATGGAAATGAAACTGGTAATTTTAATGCTAATGATTTAGCGTTATCATTTGGTTATGCTACTAATTTACCTTGGACTAATTTTTATTTTGGAACTAATATTAAATTAATTAATTCTAATATAAGTAATTATACTTCTTTCGGGTTTGCGGTAGATTTTGCAATATTATATTATAGTCCTTATAAACCTTATTCTTTTACAATAGTAGCTCGTAATATTGGTACTCAATTAAAAACGTTTAATGGTACATCAGAAAGGTTACCATTTAAAGTTGCTGTTGGGGGTTCATATCAATTAGAACATGTTCCTTTAAAATGGTATTTTACGCTAGATAATCTACAAAAATGGGATATTTCTGTTGAGAATCCATCAGAACAAACTACTGATTTAGAAGGGAATATTACTACAGAAGAAATTGGTTTTGTTAGTAATACTTTTAGACATTTTGTATTAGGAGCAGAACTATTTCCTGAAAGTGCAATAAATTTAAGAATGGGTTATAATTTTAGAAGAGCGGCTGAATTAAAACTACAAGATATTAGAACTTTTGGTGGTGTTTCTGTTGGATTTGGTATAAAAATGAATAATTTAAAGTTTAATTATGCGTATTCTAAATTTCATTCGGCTACAAATGCTAGTACTTTTAGTTTACAATTGGATTTAAATAATAGATAA